The proteins below are encoded in one region of Planctopirus limnophila DSM 3776:
- a CDS encoding NPCBM/NEW2 domain-containing protein, whose amino-acid sequence MTSIRCFAGWVISALTFLAGHGLATPLVAADIAEIPQQAAAASAILEPWQKANTQPIERYLHIVCFTPKDREFPADHQARMTRMLQHIQAFYAAQMERNGFGPKSFGLQLNQNGQVVIHEVRGAKPFADYEKKSGDEIRKECLPLLQKAGINASQETIAIFCNLATWDEQKLTFEHKSPYYAGGTYRSGTAWQLDSPELDTLNLTKKEPMLRDGEYGRISLGRHNSIFIGGMAHELGHAFGLPHCTARPDEAVLGSALMGSGNRTYFEEVRGEGRGSFLTFAHALRLASHPLFCGRQEPQQFKTNLTLKNLRIRAEDHSISVEGNIQGEPPVYGVVAYFDPEGNSDYNATSATAIPTRDGAFKLSSKALTPGQWGTLRLVALHANGATSSQHAQGEMEYSYFVTKAGVPELKAIQTRQVLGPFLAAINNGNMKLAKQEKEKLKVRDAQTIANVLFNTTPPSQTPAEETGKRKESSLTSYRADSAKVGWMQPAFNRLPNASILLECRGEIFAKGIYAHAPAEHVYSLGKKWKQLAGKVGLATGSGGSVIFEIRGDGKTLWKSPIVKADQLVSFQVDVSDVNQLQLVTSPSEDGTYQDWGLWLDPVLSR is encoded by the coding sequence ATGACCTCTATTCGATGTTTTGCCGGGTGGGTGATCTCGGCCCTGACTTTCTTGGCCGGCCATGGGTTGGCCACCCCTCTCGTCGCTGCCGACATCGCCGAAATTCCCCAGCAGGCCGCCGCAGCAAGTGCGATTCTTGAACCATGGCAGAAGGCCAATACACAACCGATCGAGCGATATCTCCACATTGTCTGCTTCACGCCCAAAGATCGGGAGTTTCCAGCAGACCATCAGGCCCGCATGACGCGGATGCTTCAGCACATCCAGGCCTTCTATGCAGCCCAGATGGAGCGGAATGGCTTTGGGCCAAAATCGTTCGGCTTGCAGCTTAACCAGAATGGTCAGGTCGTCATCCACGAAGTGCGTGGAGCCAAACCCTTTGCCGATTACGAAAAGAAATCAGGGGACGAGATTCGCAAAGAATGTCTGCCCCTACTTCAAAAAGCCGGGATCAATGCCTCCCAGGAAACCATTGCCATCTTTTGTAATCTCGCCACGTGGGACGAACAGAAGCTGACTTTCGAGCATAAATCACCTTATTACGCCGGTGGCACCTATCGCAGCGGGACAGCCTGGCAACTCGACTCTCCCGAACTCGACACTTTGAATCTTACCAAAAAAGAACCCATGCTTCGCGACGGCGAATATGGTCGCATTTCCTTAGGCAGGCACAACTCGATCTTCATCGGCGGTATGGCACACGAACTCGGCCATGCCTTCGGATTACCCCATTGCACTGCCCGGCCTGATGAAGCCGTCCTCGGCTCTGCCCTGATGGGATCAGGGAATCGCACCTACTTTGAAGAAGTTCGCGGGGAAGGCCGGGGCTCTTTTCTGACATTTGCCCATGCTCTTCGCCTGGCCTCACATCCCCTCTTCTGTGGTCGTCAGGAACCCCAGCAATTCAAAACGAATCTGACTTTGAAAAACCTGCGGATTCGTGCTGAAGATCATTCGATTTCTGTCGAAGGAAACATTCAGGGAGAGCCTCCCGTTTACGGTGTGGTGGCGTATTTTGATCCCGAAGGAAACAGCGACTACAACGCCACATCGGCGACAGCCATTCCCACACGGGACGGAGCCTTTAAGTTGAGTTCCAAAGCCTTAACTCCCGGCCAGTGGGGAACCCTGCGCTTGGTGGCATTGCATGCCAATGGAGCCACTTCGAGTCAGCATGCACAGGGGGAGATGGAGTACTCGTATTTCGTAACAAAGGCTGGTGTTCCCGAGTTAAAGGCCATTCAAACGCGGCAGGTGCTGGGCCCCTTTCTAGCCGCCATCAATAATGGAAACATGAAGCTCGCCAAGCAGGAGAAAGAAAAGCTGAAGGTTCGTGATGCTCAGACCATCGCAAACGTCTTGTTCAACACGACGCCACCCTCTCAAACACCCGCGGAAGAAACCGGCAAGCGTAAAGAGTCCAGCCTCACCAGTTATCGAGCCGACTCTGCCAAGGTCGGCTGGATGCAACCCGCCTTCAATCGCTTGCCCAACGCCTCCATCCTGCTCGAGTGCCGGGGAGAAATCTTTGCGAAAGGAATCTATGCCCATGCACCGGCTGAGCATGTCTACTCTCTCGGCAAAAAATGGAAACAACTCGCAGGGAAAGTGGGATTGGCGACGGGTTCAGGTGGCTCAGTGATCTTCGAGATTCGGGGGGATGGCAAGACATTATGGAAATCCCCAATCGTCAAAGCTGATCAGCTCGTTTCCTTTCAGGTGGATGTGAGCGATGTCAATCAATTGCAACTCGTCACCTCACCCTCAGAAGACGGAACCTATCAGGATTGGGGCTTATGGCTGGATCCAGTTCTTTCCCGGTAA
- a CDS encoding serine/threonine-protein kinase: protein MESRLTDRNLIAGVMALQLNSVTPAQLIAAMQAWIHQKELPLEDLLLRQQSISAETCDFIKSIVAKHIELHGGSAAQSLASLSSVDDMVESVKDLVDPDLQASISQLVKTRMATPGTPSREASSPVPSSDASAGMPWAKLPTILIESPLDNQQPEELPARELEARESRSGVPQSGEAASKPAKSGKPRFRILKLHAKGGLGQVSLAEDCEFQREVALKELQPRFRGDPNSRARFLLEGKVTGCLEHPGIVPVYSLGSTEAGSPFYVMRFIRGDSLKEAIDRLHGANSHALSPDERRLTLNKLLRRLIDVCNAIEYSHSRGVLHRDLKPGNIMLGKYGETLVVDWGIAKTIGKKGTHEQAEEPTVTPLSGEGSSATQDGSVIGTLAFMSPEQARGEIDALGPTSDVFCLGATLYSILTGQAPYERIAREELVEAVRQCRYVPPRELAPQAPPALEAICLKAMSPVQANRYQSALELAENLELFLNDEPVAVYREPLRQRAFRWIRRHQTLATTTAGVLTATLVATLIIGVLVTRQNTILTAKNNEISKQRDRVEKDRIMLTDLSVGLLNEAEVTLAKVPDTDAYRAKLMTQSFEALALLSEAHPNDQRIAELYAKSARYSANQIMRIGQRKAAIERMQQSLDLQLRNFPRATDPRMARMLVCETYRDLGNFKRAVGQLRAAALDYDEADQWISPLILANPTDLSPRKCAANVQFGRIGLWIELDDNVRAEDFARRSVAEFLTFCQPPAGVYTDRSVAALAMAWHGWLLDELGRPAEAREVYAQSIITVKSWMKIDKSHAAIAYPYARLLHWNADGSAQSGTVTDEQLQQLAEALEHYEQLSNGSPSSVGFKGNLASAWKTRGKIYRLKSEFPEALAALERSEAILRSVPADKASGSTYDNLHKMWVERAEVYHATNRPQEAIAALKEATAALAKEAAMEPESLRSPKVRQTLEKRVAEWGKIASNDIDRSETSRAK, encoded by the coding sequence GCCGAGACGTGCGACTTCATTAAATCGATCGTCGCCAAACACATTGAACTCCATGGCGGATCCGCGGCCCAGAGTCTTGCTTCGCTCAGTTCTGTCGATGATATGGTCGAGTCGGTCAAGGATCTGGTCGACCCGGATCTCCAGGCTTCGATCAGCCAGCTCGTGAAAACCCGCATGGCCACTCCCGGAACTCCTTCGCGGGAGGCTTCGTCACCAGTTCCCTCGTCCGATGCCTCCGCCGGGATGCCTTGGGCCAAGCTCCCCACCATCCTCATCGAATCACCGCTCGATAACCAACAGCCGGAGGAATTGCCGGCACGCGAGCTTGAGGCGCGCGAATCCAGGAGTGGCGTACCACAGAGTGGCGAAGCGGCGAGCAAGCCCGCCAAGTCGGGCAAACCCCGCTTCCGTATCCTGAAACTGCATGCTAAGGGAGGGCTGGGACAGGTCTCGTTGGCGGAAGATTGCGAGTTTCAACGCGAGGTCGCCTTGAAAGAACTGCAGCCTCGTTTTCGAGGTGACCCCAACAGCCGGGCGAGGTTTCTCCTCGAGGGCAAAGTCACTGGCTGCCTTGAACATCCCGGCATCGTCCCCGTCTACAGCCTCGGCTCTACCGAAGCCGGTTCCCCCTTCTACGTCATGCGTTTCATTCGCGGCGACAGCCTCAAGGAGGCCATCGACCGCCTGCACGGTGCCAACTCGCACGCCCTCTCCCCCGATGAGCGGCGGCTGACCCTCAACAAACTCCTCCGCCGGCTCATCGATGTCTGCAACGCGATCGAATACTCGCACAGCCGGGGTGTCCTCCATCGCGACTTGAAGCCCGGCAACATCATGCTCGGCAAGTACGGCGAAACGCTCGTCGTCGATTGGGGCATCGCCAAGACGATCGGCAAGAAAGGGACCCACGAACAGGCCGAGGAACCCACTGTCACCCCCCTTTCCGGCGAAGGTTCGTCGGCCACCCAGGATGGCAGCGTCATCGGCACTCTGGCCTTCATGAGTCCCGAACAGGCTCGCGGTGAAATCGATGCCCTCGGGCCGACGTCGGATGTCTTTTGCCTGGGGGCGACGCTCTACTCGATTCTCACTGGCCAGGCCCCCTATGAACGGATCGCCAGGGAGGAACTGGTCGAAGCCGTCCGCCAATGCCGCTATGTGCCTCCCCGCGAACTCGCGCCTCAAGCCCCCCCGGCATTGGAGGCCATCTGCCTCAAGGCGATGTCCCCCGTGCAGGCGAACCGCTATCAATCTGCACTGGAATTGGCGGAAAACCTTGAACTTTTCCTCAACGACGAACCCGTCGCTGTCTACCGCGAACCCCTGAGGCAGCGGGCCTTCCGCTGGATCCGCCGCCATCAAACCCTGGCCACCACCACAGCCGGCGTGCTCACGGCCACCCTGGTTGCCACACTCATTATCGGAGTCCTCGTCACCCGCCAGAACACCATCCTTACCGCGAAGAACAACGAGATCTCGAAACAGCGCGACCGCGTCGAAAAAGACCGCATCATGCTCACCGACCTGTCGGTGGGGCTGCTCAATGAGGCGGAAGTAACACTTGCGAAGGTTCCCGACACAGATGCTTATCGCGCAAAACTCATGACTCAGTCTTTTGAAGCCCTCGCACTTCTGTCAGAGGCGCATCCCAATGATCAGCGGATCGCCGAGCTTTACGCTAAGTCGGCTCGCTATTCAGCGAACCAAATCATGCGGATTGGCCAACGGAAAGCGGCTATCGAGCGGATGCAGCAGTCGCTTGACCTTCAATTGCGGAATTTTCCACGCGCGACCGACCCACGTATGGCTCGCATGCTCGTCTGCGAAACCTATCGTGATCTCGGCAACTTCAAGAGAGCCGTAGGTCAGCTCCGTGCGGCGGCACTTGACTACGATGAGGCCGATCAATGGATATCACCGCTGATCTTGGCCAACCCCACTGACCTCTCCCCTCGCAAATGTGCCGCCAATGTACAATTCGGCAGGATCGGCTTATGGATCGAACTGGACGACAATGTCCGCGCGGAGGACTTCGCCCGCCGGAGTGTCGCCGAGTTTCTGACTTTTTGCCAACCACCGGCAGGGGTCTATACCGACCGCTCCGTTGCGGCACTGGCGATGGCTTGGCACGGTTGGCTCCTCGACGAACTCGGCCGACCGGCTGAAGCCCGCGAAGTCTACGCTCAGTCGATTATCACTGTTAAGTCCTGGATGAAGATCGACAAAAGTCATGCGGCAATCGCTTATCCCTACGCCCGACTTCTTCATTGGAATGCCGATGGTTCTGCTCAATCCGGCACCGTGACAGACGAGCAGCTTCAACAACTCGCCGAGGCTTTGGAGCACTACGAACAACTGAGCAACGGTAGTCCATCGAGTGTGGGATTCAAGGGTAACCTGGCCAGCGCGTGGAAAACCCGCGGCAAGATCTACCGGCTCAAATCCGAGTTTCCTGAGGCTTTAGCGGCACTCGAGCGATCAGAGGCCATCCTCCGCTCCGTCCCCGCCGACAAAGCCTCCGGCAGTACTTACGACAACCTGCATAAAATGTGGGTCGAGAGGGCCGAAGTCTATCACGCCACCAACCGCCCCCAGGAGGCAATCGCAGCGCTCAAAGAGGCCACCGCTGCTCTCGCCAAAGAAGCCGCGATGGAACCCGAAAGCCTCCGCTCCCCCAAAGTCCGCCAGACGCTGGAAAAGCGTGTGGCGGAGTGGGGCAAAATCGCTAGCAATGACATTGACCGCAGTGAGACGAGCCGGGCGAAGTAG